A single window of Dermochelys coriacea isolate rDerCor1 chromosome 2, rDerCor1.pri.v4, whole genome shotgun sequence DNA harbors:
- the ROPN1L gene encoding ropporin-1-like protein isoform X2, producing MPLPDTMFCAQQINIPPELPDILKQFTKAAIRTQPHDVLQWSAGYFSALSKGEPLPVKDRIEMPVATQKTDTGLTPGLLKVLHKQLSPKGHVSVIELEKKWKHLCLPVEQLRALLQLDNFGEEVEWLKVLALGCSILGGSLMTSMKYACEILTTDPEGGPARIPFDTFSFIYTYLASIDDEMPDYTVEAFLNTLKGQVELKGDLVGISDFFIPSKKI from the exons ATGCCTCTTCCAGACACCATGTTTTGTGCTCAGCAGATTAACATACCCCCTGAACTCCCAGATATTTTGAAACAGTTTACCAAAGCTGCCATCAGGACTCAGCCTCATGATGTACTGCAGTGGTCAGCTGG GTATTTCTCAGCTCTGTCGAAAGGAGAGCCCCTTCCTGTAAAGGACAGGATTGAAATGCCAGTAGCAACACAGAAAACAGATACTGGGCTCACACCAGGCCTCCTTAAAGTTTTGCACAAGCAG ctttctcCGAAGGGCCATGTGAGTGTGATAGAACTagagaaaaaatggaaacatctATGTTTGCCAGTGGAGCAGCTGAGAGCCCTTCTACAATTGGACAACTTCGGTGAAGAGGTGGAATGGTTGAAAGTTCTTGCACTTGGGTGTAGTATACTTGGTGGG TCCTTAATGACTTCTATGAAGTATGCCTGTGAAATTCTAACAACTGATCCGGAGGGTGGACCTGCTCGCATTCCATTTGATACATTCTCATTTATTTACACATACCTGGCCAGTATAGATGATGAGATGCCAGACTACACAGTTGAAGCTTTCCTCAACACTCTTAAGGGACAAGT
- the ROPN1L gene encoding ropporin-1-like protein isoform X1: protein MPLPDTMFCAQQINIPPELPDILKQFTKAAIRTQPHDVLQWSAGYFSALSKGEPLPVKDRIEMPVATQKTDTGLTPGLLKVLHKQLSPKGHVSVIELEKKWKHLCLPVEQLRALLQLDNFGEEVEWLKVLALGCSILGGSLMTSMKYACEILTTDPEGGPARIPFDTFSFIYTYLASIDDEMPDYTVEAFLNTLKGQVDQQNGMVQPRNFLTQAS, encoded by the exons ATGCCTCTTCCAGACACCATGTTTTGTGCTCAGCAGATTAACATACCCCCTGAACTCCCAGATATTTTGAAACAGTTTACCAAAGCTGCCATCAGGACTCAGCCTCATGATGTACTGCAGTGGTCAGCTGG GTATTTCTCAGCTCTGTCGAAAGGAGAGCCCCTTCCTGTAAAGGACAGGATTGAAATGCCAGTAGCAACACAGAAAACAGATACTGGGCTCACACCAGGCCTCCTTAAAGTTTTGCACAAGCAG ctttctcCGAAGGGCCATGTGAGTGTGATAGAACTagagaaaaaatggaaacatctATGTTTGCCAGTGGAGCAGCTGAGAGCCCTTCTACAATTGGACAACTTCGGTGAAGAGGTGGAATGGTTGAAAGTTCTTGCACTTGGGTGTAGTATACTTGGTGGG TCCTTAATGACTTCTATGAAGTATGCCTGTGAAATTCTAACAACTGATCCGGAGGGTGGACCTGCTCGCATTCCATTTGATACATTCTCATTTATTTACACATACCTGGCCAGTATAGATGATGAGATGCCAGACTACACAGTTGAAGCTTTCCTCAACACTCTTAAGGGACAAGT